A segment of the Lineus longissimus chromosome 11, tnLinLong1.2, whole genome shotgun sequence genome:
AGGGGAATAAAACGAAGGTCAACCATGTGTGACAGTGTCATCTGATGCtgtcgcagtgacaaaaatcgcttgtttgcgatCATCAGAAGCAGACACAGATTACTAACCTGCTTCCCAGAGGGTCTTCCCAGGTTGACGTGCATTCTTTATGTTGGGCAATTCCTTGCACGTGTCGGCAAGAAGGCAACTGAACTCAAGGTAGCCATTTCTGGTGTTGGCAAGGTTCCGCAGATATTCCCAATCCTGTATCGTCAAAAGAAACGCTGCCGAATGGCCGATAACCTCGTTCCCAGGATGAATATCGGAGTCGAGGCGTAAACTTGTTATGCATGTTTTACACCGTTTTAACACGTCTGAATGTGATGATCCTTCGGCGTATGTTCGGAGATCAAGGAATTGTAAAAGATCGACGTGTAATATTTCGTATCGTATCAGTTTGGAAAGTTTGTAAGACAAGTCTTTGATTTGTACGTCTGCTGCTCCAAGAAGTAAACGAGCTCGATCATACAGCTGGAACAAAAGACAAGAGAAATTCATAAATTTGAGCAAGAAGAGTACACCGTGAAACTGCCCTTTAGCAGACAACTCAGTCAGCAGTACATGTGCATcgtctctatcaaggacactgaaTTTGGCCCCAATTTGGTCATTTCCATCTCTGGGATCACAACACCACTACATTTTACGTCTGTAATCAGAACACCACACGTTTTACctcagtaatcaggacacctaccTATTATTCAAGCACAGCatttgtccggcccaattgtgTCCTGGTGTcgatcaaacatgttaggtTTTAATTTGGGTTTTTAAAATTCAGCCAAATGAATGTAATGGGAACAAATCTTCAATCAGATTGGAATTTACCCTAAAGATCTACCATAATGCATGTGTTCCTGAAAGAGAGAATTACCTTGATATCGAGACAGTGCTTAGCCTTGGCCACCATGATGTAGACGATGGCTGGGTCCTCTTTTTTACTTGCTGGGGGAAGATTCATCAGACCCTGGTTAATTTCTCTCGAGACTCGCCACTGAAAGAGAACCGCTGGtaatcatttcttcatttctcaGTAAAACGTTCACTTATCTAAGTGCTTCATTTCTCAGTAAAATGTTCACTTATTTAAGTGCTTCGTTATTATCTAAGTGAAAGCCTAAAGCTGGTGTGAGGCGGAAGATTCAAGATTTTTCATTTGGTGAATCACAAAATTTCgttcagtttttccaataaaaaaataattttgcacATTTTTTTCACAGTTTTTACTCTCACAAGTCAAAATCATATCCAAAGTGAACTAATATTAAACGCCCCTATAAAAATTAACCACAAACAATATGATTATTTACTCGGTGACCAATCCTTGTGGGAAACAGAACTAGTCAAAATCAAATGATGATTGCCATAGCCTTACCCTTGTACAAAGATTGGTGATTTGCTGTGGGCTGACGGATCTCGATATTTTGCAGACGAGGTCTCGTATAGCAGGAGGATCATAGACCAGGAGTAGCTGACGCTCCAATTCATTTTCAGGCATTTCGTCATTGCCTAGAAAAGATAACACGAATCATATAAGggattatttttctttttgatagATTGAAATAAGCAAGGGGCAATTACAATATTGATTCATAGTTGCACCACAACAAGCGTTGCCatcaaaaaaagaaagaaatcagATCTGTTTttggtaaggtaaagtggtacaattatagcctcatacaattatagccccaaCAGTGTACAAAAGAGCTGGTAGTACACTTTAATGCACACAGACGTTATAATTGTACACCTTACATTACTGAAAACAGCTCTCTGTCAAATCTTTTATTTCAACTGAATTAATCACTCTACAAATCAGTTGAGAGATAACTCAGTAGTCACGGTCTGGCCAAAATAAGATTTTGGGAAGTGGGGCAATTTTACCCCCAGGGCCACCTTCACCCCACTTTATGGTATTGTATTTGTACTCACACATTGAGAACTCTGAATCAAAAGTGACCTCCCTCATGGCAGTGTACTCGTCAAGAATATCATTGATATCATCTAACTCTTCAGCACTGAAGTATGACTGGAGTGGGCTTGCAATCATGGCATTGATAAACCCCTTCTCTGGAGGAAGTGCCTCACATAGGTACCTGAATCAGATAAGGTGGTATCAGGATtaccaattgaaaatgaaagaatagaatttttatgatttttttacgGTAACAGTATGATTTCCACATACTGTAATGTAAGCCTCTAATTTTTGGAATACAGTGCCTATAAAAGTTATTTCTTTTGGGTAAGGATATAATggaaaattggtaaaaaaagtaaagTTTTTACCTGAGAAAACACTTGATGTTCAATCTTTGGCTGTAAGAGCATGACTTGATGGCCTCTTCTGCTACCTGAaagcaaaaacaaacaaacacttATCAACAGTTCCTGAATACTAAAGTATCTTATAATTTCAGTTGTTGGCCTGTCAAAATTACCTGACTGCTTGTGACTATTGGATAATCAAACTCACACAAGTGTCGTTGAAACTGTTGAACCAAAACCATACTTTACTTCATGGCAAAAATATCTAAAGTGTTAAGTAGCTTACACGAATAAGACAGGTTGGATGGCGAGGATGCAGTCAGGATCCCATAATAGGCAATAGTTACTGGTGTGACTTACAAAACTGCTCAATTTATCGACAACTCACAGTGCGGGATCCTTGCCCGACTGATTTGTGGTGATAATCAGAAAGAGTAGGAACATATTCTTCCACGGCAAACAATAAACCAGACGTTTAAGTTTATGCTGTCCCTGTCTGCCTACCTTGATGATAAACCGAACTTGCTCAGGTTGTCGGTCCAACATTTCAGAGGTGTACCTCGTCAGAATGGCTCTCCCTTCGAGGACACTACGAATCATGTTGGATGTATAAACTTGGAAATATAACTCATCAGATCTGGAGTAGAAAGATAAAGGACCATAAAGATCAGCCAGACTTTGTTGTCAAATTCAAACAAGGTTAACTGGACTTTCAGCTTTGAGAACATTTCACATTTTACAGCTTTTTCTCAAGgtttcaatgataacattttaaaatattttaccagCTTTGAGAGGAGTACTAATTCATTGACAGAGATGTAAACTTATATTATATGAAAGACGTTTGTGTGATAAAAACGGCTGAATTAGAACAATCTGAATTTAAGGACTTAAGCACACCCACCTTGCTAGTTTTTGTACATCGTCTAACAAGCTGTTCCTATAAGAGATTGTCAGTTCTCGCTTTGAGTTATCATCGACTAAGATTTCCACCAAATTCTGGAAAAAAGTTATCCAACTCAGATATATATCACGGTAGAACCTATATACCTAAGGACACCCCGACAACTGTCCTTAATTcaaaggtgtcctgataacagaggacAAATTCAATTGAaacaaaccaatttgggacaaagtGCAGTGTCCTTGAGGGAGTCTGCTTAAAATGATAACTGATGATACTCATTTTCCGCATCAAAAGCTACGAACCTTAAAGTTATCATTTTTGGATGCCTCGGCCTTTTCCAGTAGTGATACCAGCTGTCTTTCCTCGGAGACGCCCTTGAGACTGCTGCAAGCATGCAGGTAACCCCTCAATCTCTTCTGGTCTATCATGACATAGGTAGAAGTAAGCACCTGCAAAATCAGCAACAAAATCAGATTCATGATaaatagtagaacctctctattaaggacaccattgggactgaccAATGCTGTCCTcattagggaggtgtcctgattacagaggacAAACTGTATAGAAACAATCCATTTGgaaccaaaatcactgtccctaacagagagggtgtcctgctaagagaggtgtctgcttggggaggttccactgtatatgtaaCACTAAGTGGGTTTCAAAGTACATctacaaaatcaaaatcaaaaccttACATTATATCTGTAACTTTCTTCacttatgaatgaaagaaactTGAGAATTTTGTAAATCAAAAAGTCCCACCACATATTTCAAGAGAGTACCATGATTCACTTACCTCTGTGGACAACTGATTCGACATGTTGAACAGCTCACTTGCTCTCTCATAATTTTCTCGGTAGAAATACCAGCAGGCCAATTCGTATGATAGCTGTAAATAGAAGAGACGTTCACAAcctatcttaaagggacaaataGGGCGTGGAGATCAGATTACCATATGGTGTAACCGTAGACCAGTAATTTCAATGCAATCAATGCTCATGTTTAGACACCCAGGTGAAACTCACAAAAATATTAcacttgcaaaaataaagggttTACAGTATCAACAGACCTGTGCTAAGTATTCTTTGCTGGCGATCCTCACTCCCTGGTCCCAATGATTCTCCAATACCTCCGATTCCTCGGTCAGACTGCCGATGCTAGCCATAGAGGGCATCATCACATCGCGCTTCACCAGCAGACACTTCTCAAGCACTTCGGCGGAGTCTTCTGCTTGGTCGCGAGCCTGGAAGAAAATGTTAAATTGTATATTGTCAAactttgtctccattgatgcaccgtatgACCATGTGTCCAGTTTATCGGTGTCCCAATCACACCCCAAAATTTCGGCTAAAGGATCTcaggttttggtctgcattttagTTCCACCCGCTAGGTCTTGATTTTAAAACAGAGACATGCCAATCCTTAACCCCAGGCTTTGGAGAGACCAAATGATACTTACAATCTTTACTGTGGCATCATTAGCTGCTTGTGGTACTATTATATCCGTCAGACCGGGACTGGAAGAGTAGTTGAGATATGTGAACAACATGAACTTAAAATTTGGGACAACACTTTATTGCTCTACCGCCAAAAAACACATCACTCCGTGAATACCACTAGTTGGCACAATAAACTTATTCAAGGACAAATACTGAAGAAGTGATTTGGTGAAAATACTCACACAGTGATATTAATGCGAGAAGGCTTGGTAGGATAGCTGTCTTTAATCACTGCCCTGATGCACCACCGGTGGTAGAGTTGTATGGCAAATAAGATGTGATCAGGAAGGGCGGAGATGTCGTCAACTGAGTATCCACGGAAGGCGTTGGGTTCTATGACCGTGTCGCCACTCTGGGTGAGACGGACCATCTCAACGAGGATGTTGAATACTATCACAGCAGGAAGACTGAAAATATGAAGCAAAATTGATCAGACACAAGTCACCAAGGGATGGGACAGTGCTCAGAGCAAAACATTTATCAATAAATCCCCCTTATAGAACGTCTCATCCCAGATCCCTTGATTACATTCAGAAGATGAATTCAAGCTCTGAGGACAGTGGCCCTGTGAACACCACAAATCCAGCTTCGGTGACTGGGTTCGTTCCTTGACAATATGTCAAAATAGTTGGGTTACAGCCCAGCTGACACTGCATGCACATACTTTTTGTCAAGACTGTTCAAATTCCAGTTCAAGAATGCCGCGGACTTGAGAGCAAGTAATTTCAGGGCCTGGACCTTCTTGTTCTCAACCCTGACAGGCAGTAGTGgttctgaaaacaaaaacaaatggatAAATAATCTAATCTATTACACATTGGTCTTATCCTGGATTTTAGTTGCGACTTTGTCTTCAAGAAGACTGATCAGGgatgaacattttcaaacatgACCGAATCTCCCTGTTTGCAACAAAGTGCGAGTGATCATAAGGATGATTTTGAGCTGTCATCAGTTTTCatcacaaccatgacaacaggcTTATTCAGTTTTTGAGCAGGCCTATAGTAAAACTGATAGATGGCAACATCCTTTGGTTACCTACTGCCACGAGGAGAGctgtgggattcgaaccaggggCCTCTTGTCTGCCTGAGCTGAGAGACTGAGCCACTAGACCACAGCAGTTCCAATACATACCTTGTCCATCCTCTTGCATGGGTTCCGGAGCGACAGGGGGACGACTGGCTTGAGTGGCTGAGAACTCGGCATGGTGGAGGAACTGGCAGATGAGGGTTGTCGCCGACGGGTCTGAAATAAACAGGAGGAATAAGTTGATTGAGACGTCATTTATATCAGCAGTTGCCATTGTCTTGTCATTAGATATTCATACGGGCAGGAAACAGTACAAATATCACTGCGCCATCTGCAGGGATCCCTGATACCCAATCGAGATTGGTTACCCGGGCCATCTGCCTAGGGGCAGGGCTAGGGTATCGTGTCATCAGACATACACGGCACGGCAGGATGTCCGGATCAGGACGATCGGTCATCAGTGACTGACAGTACTGTAAGCTGCAAGTCATATATTATCATATCTACCAGGCCATGGTCAGCATGCATTGGCCCCCCTATCAAAAAACATCACACCAATTGGAAAAAGCAATTTCTCCACGGGACAAAAACTTTCATCAACACTAACAACCTTCTTCACTacagtacaaatgtacacataaTATGTGTGTAAACATTGTATCCAACTACCTGCATTATCCTGCGATAGATGCTTCTGTAGGAGCTCTGGATCCAGTAGGAATTCGAACCATGACACCTTAGTCGGGGTACTAGGCCTACCCCGTGCTACTTTGAAATCAAATTCCGACATAATCTCTAAAATAtagatgaaatgaaaaactcATCTCTCGAGTTCAAGTAAACTTTTATAGATGGCGCCACTGGAGGGTAGTAGAAataattaaag
Coding sequences within it:
- the LOC135496251 gene encoding integrator complex subunit 8-like, which translates into the protein MSEFDFKVARGRPSTPTKVSWFEFLLDPELLQKHLSQDNADPSATTLICQFLHHAEFSATQASRPPVAPEPMQEDGQEPLLPVRVENKKVQALKLLALKSAAFLNWNLNSLDKNLPAVIVFNILVEMVRLTQSGDTVIEPNAFRGYSVDDISALPDHILFAIQLYHRWCIRAVIKDSYPTKPSRINITVPGLTDIIVPQAANDATVKIARDQAEDSAEVLEKCLLVKRDVMMPSMASIGSLTEESEVLENHWDQGVRIASKEYLAQLSYELACWYFYRENYERASELFNMSNQLSTEVLTSTYVMIDQKRLRGYLHACSSLKGVSEERQLVSLLEKAEASKNDNFKNLVEILVDDNSKRELTISYRNSLLDDVQKLARSDELYFQVYTSNMIRSVLEGRAILTRYTSEMLDRQPEQVRFIIKVAEEAIKSCSYSQRLNIKCFLRYLCEALPPEKGFINAMIASPLQSYFSAEELDDINDILDEYTAMREVTFDSEFSMCNDEMPENELERQLLLVYDPPAIRDLVCKISRSVSPQQITNLCTRWRVSREINQGLMNLPPASKKEDPAIVYIMVAKAKHCLDIKLYDRARLLLGAADVQIKDLSYKLSKLIRYEILHVDLLQFLDLRTYAEGSSHSDVLKRCKTCITSLRLDSDIHPGNEVIGHSAAFLLTIQDWEYLRNLANTRNGYLEFSCLLADTCKELPNIKNARQPGKTLWEAVIQIFTASSQQKRNAGGNSNVFQRDGGAGLLSRADLVTFIQNIKEPFALSTLISLLAKLYTILKDNITSEISNEYLGLWPTVLLASSTDINVQAVCDALAIVLKHSLYTFPQNHAWLRTQADICFANAQYGPALKFYLEAGVVSSDFFTTVVPMIVYDDQVYKKMMRCCSSLQCFTQVAILSQFLDEVDYTTAFKALQEKISYDAMDTYYDCIWDGTILEFLIYLHNKKGEVDKRQKAVRCLGQLELNSNNIESVQHEASMIRKQRFLRAMAKQYL